One genomic region from Dehalobacter restrictus DSM 9455 encodes:
- a CDS encoding ACT domain-containing protein produces the protein MLQLSIFLENAQGRLADALNTLADLQVNIRALSLADTKDYGVLRIIVENPEEVAEKLRERNCVVKITRVWVLKVPDSPGGLAGQLNKLVAEGVNVEYMYGFVEKENEQAQVVLRVRDAEIMQAAMDKLALK, from the coding sequence ATGTTACAACTGTCAATTTTTCTGGAAAATGCCCAGGGCCGTCTGGCAGACGCACTGAATACTTTAGCTGACCTTCAAGTCAATATCCGCGCGCTGTCCCTTGCTGACACCAAAGATTACGGTGTACTCAGGATTATCGTGGAGAACCCGGAAGAAGTTGCGGAGAAACTCCGGGAGCGCAATTGTGTCGTCAAGATCACCCGGGTCTGGGTGCTAAAAGTTCCCGACAGTCCGGGAGGTCTGGCTGGACAACTGAACAAGCTTGTTGCCGAGGGTGTGAACGTTGAATATATGTATGGTTTTGTGGAAAAGGAAAACGAGCAGGCCCAGGTCGTTCTAAGAGTCAGAGATGCTGAAATCATGCAGGCCGCGATGGACAAACTCGCGCTCAAATGA
- a CDS encoding phenylacetate--CoA ligase family protein: MTQNELLLHLRKTVEQVLKAPYYKKKLAEVGIYYPGDVKSLEDFRKIPLTDKEALRQNYPFGLFAEPLEKMVRIHASSGTTGKPTVVGYTREDIQLWAKIVANGLRRAGITSNDVVQVAYGYGLFTGGMGLHYGCEELGALVIPISGGNTQRQLMLMRDFGSTVLCCTPSYALYLADSLGEEGMTKEDLKLRVGIFGAEPWTEQMRTEIEARLGIRALDIYGLSETMGPGVSLECLKGEGLHIDENFYPEILDKDGNVLPEGETGELVLTSFNKMGFPGLRYRTKDITSITYGSCTCGHTGWTMKRVSARVDDMLIIRGVNVFPSQIEEAILSVGGIEPHYLIVVDREGNLDTLEVQIEVNAASFNDEIRELEELQQRLQTKIHEILNIAARVRLVEPKSIPRSEGKAKRVIDKRKEKQLS; the protein is encoded by the coding sequence ATGACTCAGAATGAGTTGTTACTTCATTTAAGAAAGACCGTTGAACAGGTCTTAAAAGCTCCCTACTACAAGAAAAAACTGGCTGAGGTGGGTATCTATTATCCCGGTGATGTCAAATCCCTGGAGGATTTTCGGAAGATACCATTGACGGATAAAGAAGCGTTACGCCAGAATTATCCTTTCGGATTATTTGCCGAGCCATTGGAAAAGATGGTCAGAATCCATGCTTCCTCAGGGACAACGGGAAAACCGACCGTTGTAGGGTATACCCGTGAAGATATTCAGTTATGGGCCAAAATTGTGGCCAACGGTCTCAGAAGGGCTGGCATTACGTCCAACGACGTTGTACAGGTCGCTTATGGCTATGGCTTGTTTACCGGCGGTATGGGACTGCATTACGGATGTGAAGAACTTGGGGCTTTAGTCATTCCGATCTCCGGCGGCAACACCCAGCGTCAGCTGATGCTGATGCGTGACTTTGGAAGTACGGTTCTTTGCTGTACTCCGTCGTACGCACTTTATCTGGCAGACAGTCTGGGGGAAGAGGGTATGACCAAAGAAGACCTGAAGCTGAGGGTCGGGATATTTGGCGCTGAGCCCTGGACAGAACAGATGAGGACAGAGATTGAAGCCAGACTTGGTATTCGGGCGCTCGATATCTATGGATTGAGTGAAACGATGGGACCCGGCGTTTCTTTGGAGTGCCTGAAGGGCGAAGGGCTGCATATCGATGAGAACTTCTACCCTGAAATTCTCGATAAAGACGGAAATGTTCTGCCAGAAGGAGAAACAGGAGAACTTGTTCTTACCAGCTTTAACAAAATGGGTTTCCCCGGACTTCGCTATAGAACGAAAGATATTACCAGCATCACCTATGGAAGCTGTACCTGCGGCCACACCGGCTGGACGATGAAGAGAGTGTCGGCCAGAGTCGATGATATGCTGATTATTCGCGGTGTCAACGTCTTCCCAAGCCAGATTGAAGAAGCGATCCTGTCGGTAGGCGGAATCGAACCGCATTATCTGATTGTTGTGGACCGTGAGGGTAATCTCGATACCCTCGAAGTGCAGATTGAGGTGAATGCGGCAAGCTTCAACGATGAGATCCGGGAACTCGAAGAGCTCCAGCAAAGGCTTCAAACTAAAATACATGAGATCCTTAATATTGCGGCCAGGGTGCGTCTTGTCGAGCCGAAGAGTATCCCGCGCAGCGAAGGAAAAGCGAAGCGTGTAATTGATAAACGCAAGGAAAAACAATTAAGCTAA
- a CDS encoding helix-turn-helix domain-containing protein produces MAKNKHLTDSERLQIEQLLREGVSLKRIAVTLEKSASTISREIRARAIESNKYAPYRIHNRCANLNVCQKMQICSDKPNCTRKCSRCNYCNAVCEEFEERRCHRLYDPPYVCNGCLEAYQCVLRKKYYLHRNAHEAYREMLVESRSGANITEDELLYLDEWISPLIQRGQSVHHIAVHNADRLIVSEKSIYRYVSGGLFKARNIDMPRVCRLKPRKTKTVEHKIDSTCRLGRTYADFLAFTEASDAPVVEIDSVIGRVGGKVLLTMMFKSCDLMLAFIRERNTSQSVIDVFNCLDETLSREVFSRLLSVCLTDNGSEFSNPKALEYDAQGRRRTRLYYCDPFASYQKPNVELNHEFIRKILPKGTSFDALCQGDIDLMMSHINSYSREKLGDKSPLDVFSFIYGYDDVLKNLGISRIPANKILLKPSLLKK; encoded by the coding sequence ATGGCAAAAAACAAGCATCTCACTGATTCGGAGCGTCTACAAATTGAGCAGCTACTGCGAGAGGGCGTATCTCTTAAGCGGATTGCCGTCACCCTTGAAAAAAGCGCATCCACCATTTCCCGTGAAATTCGCGCCCGCGCCATTGAAAGCAATAAATATGCGCCATACCGTATCCATAACCGCTGCGCCAATCTCAATGTCTGCCAAAAAATGCAGATCTGCTCCGACAAGCCTAATTGCACAAGAAAGTGTTCCCGCTGTAATTACTGCAATGCCGTATGCGAGGAATTCGAGGAGCGACGCTGCCACAGGCTTTATGATCCACCGTATGTCTGCAACGGTTGTCTTGAAGCTTACCAGTGTGTCCTACGGAAAAAGTATTACCTCCACAGAAATGCTCATGAGGCATACCGAGAGATGCTGGTGGAATCCCGCTCCGGTGCAAATATTACCGAGGATGAACTGCTCTACCTTGACGAATGGATCAGTCCCCTCATCCAGCGTGGGCAATCTGTTCATCACATCGCAGTCCACAATGCCGACAGGCTTATCGTCAGTGAGAAATCCATCTACCGCTATGTTTCCGGCGGACTCTTTAAGGCGAGAAACATTGACATGCCCCGGGTCTGCCGCCTTAAGCCCAGAAAAACCAAAACGGTGGAGCATAAAATCGACAGCACCTGCAGGCTTGGCCGCACCTACGCCGACTTCCTGGCCTTTACGGAAGCATCAGACGCTCCGGTCGTTGAGATAGATTCAGTTATCGGGCGTGTCGGTGGAAAGGTCCTGCTCACGATGATGTTCAAGTCCTGTGACTTGATGCTGGCCTTCATCAGGGAACGCAATACCTCCCAGTCCGTTATCGACGTCTTCAACTGCCTAGACGAAACTCTTAGCAGAGAGGTGTTCAGCCGCCTTCTTTCCGTTTGCCTCACTGACAACGGTTCAGAGTTTTCAAACCCGAAAGCTTTGGAGTATGATGCACAGGGCCGCCGCAGGACGCGGCTGTACTACTGCGACCCATTCGCATCATACCAGAAGCCCAACGTGGAGTTGAACCACGAGTTCATTAGGAAAATATTGCCCAAAGGCACATCGTTTGACGCCCTGTGCCAAGGGGATATTGACCTTATGATGTCGCATATCAACTCCTATTCCAGGGAGAAACTGGGCGACAAATCGCCGTTGGATGTGTTTAGTTTCATCTACGGGTACGATGATGTCCTTAAAAACCTGGGAATCAGCAGGATTCCTGCTAATAAAATCCTGCTGAAGCCGTCGCTTTTGAAAAAATAA